From one Bos javanicus breed banteng chromosome 15, ARS-OSU_banteng_1.0, whole genome shotgun sequence genomic stretch:
- the IL18 gene encoding interleukin-18, with the protein MAAEQVEDYCISFVEMKFINNTLYFVAENDEDLESDHFGKLEPKLSIIRNLNDQVLFINQGNQPVFEDMPDSDCSDNAPQTIFIIYMYKDSLTRGLAVTISVQCKKMSTLSCENKIVSFKEMNPPDNIDNEESDIIFFQRSVPGHDDKIQFESSLYKGYFLACKKENDLFKLILKKQDDNGDKSVMFTVQNQN; encoded by the exons ATGGCTGCAGAACAAGTAGAAGATTATTGCATCAGCTTTGTGGAAATGAAATTTATTAACAATACACTTtattttgtag ctGAAAATGATG AAGACCTGGAATCAGATCACTTTGGCAAACTTGAACCTAAGCTCTCAATCATACGAAATTTGAACGACCAAGTTCTCTTCATTAACCAGGGAAATCAACCTGTCTTTGAGGATATGCCTGATTCTGACTGTTCAg ATAATGCACCCCAGAccatatttatcatatatatgtataaggaCAGCCTCACTAGAGGTCTGGCCGTAACCATCTCTGTGCAGTGTAAGAAAATGTCTACTCTCTCCTGTGAGAACAAAATTGTTTCCTTTAAG gaaATGAATCCTCCTGATAACATTGATAATGAAGAAAGTGACATCATATTCTTTCAAAGAAGTGTTCCAGGACATGATGATAAGATACAATTTGAGTCTTCATTGTACAAAGGGTACTTTCTAGCTTGTAAAAAAGAGAATGACCTTTTCAAACTCATTTTGAAAAAACAGGATGATAATGGAGATAAATCTGTAATGTTCACTGTTCAAAACCAGAACTAG